The following proteins are co-located in the Amycolatopsis tolypomycina genome:
- a CDS encoding type II toxin-antitoxin system VapC family toxin, with the protein MADRHELGVLDTCVYLDLVDLAPENLPVVHQITTITMAELHQGVVLAKDPVSKAARTEDLAAALVDYVPLPFDGDAATRFSSLAALTVAAKREPRPRKMDLMIAAIASVHGLPLYTRNAKDFRGLENLLEVVEV; encoded by the coding sequence GTGGCTGACCGGCATGAGCTGGGCGTGCTCGACACCTGCGTCTACCTCGACCTCGTCGACCTCGCTCCGGAGAACTTACCGGTCGTCCATCAGATCACGACAATCACGATGGCCGAACTCCACCAAGGTGTCGTGTTGGCGAAGGATCCAGTGAGCAAAGCCGCTCGTACGGAAGACCTCGCGGCGGCACTCGTGGACTACGTGCCGCTTCCGTTCGATGGCGATGCCGCCACGCGATTCAGCTCATTGGCTGCCCTCACTGTGGCGGCAAAGCGCGAACCGCGACCACGCAAGATGGACTTGATGATCGCCGCGATCGCGTCCGTGCACGGCCTGCCGCTGTACACCCGCAACGCGAAGGACTTCAGGGGCCTCGAGAACTTGCTGGAAGTCGTCGAGGTCTGA
- the fbaA gene encoding class II fructose-bisphosphate aldolase, translating to MPIATPEVYAEMLDRAKANEFAYPAINVTSSETVNAAIRGFAEAESDGIIQFSTGGAEFASGQKVKDMVTGATALAEFAQVVAARYDVNVALHTDHCPKDKLDGFVRPLIEISAERVKNGQNPLFQSHMWDGSAIDLDENLEIAQELLAKTAAANIILEVEIGVVGGEEDGVEAEINEKLYTAEGDFLKTIDALGAGEKGRYLLAATFGNVHGVYKPGNVKLRPDVLKGGQEAAAKKLGLDAGSKPFELVFHGGSGSLPEEIREAVSYGVVKMNVDTDTQYAFTRPIVDHFFKNYDGVLKIDGEVGNKKVYDPRSYLKAAEAGMAQRVVEACQALGSAGTKLK from the coding sequence ATGCCCATCGCCACCCCCGAGGTCTACGCGGAGATGCTCGACCGGGCCAAGGCGAACGAGTTCGCCTACCCGGCCATCAACGTGACCTCGTCCGAGACCGTGAACGCCGCCATCCGCGGCTTCGCCGAGGCGGAGAGCGACGGCATCATCCAGTTCTCCACCGGTGGTGCGGAGTTCGCGTCCGGCCAGAAGGTCAAGGACATGGTGACCGGCGCGACCGCGCTGGCGGAGTTCGCCCAGGTCGTCGCGGCTCGCTATGACGTCAACGTCGCGCTGCACACCGACCACTGCCCGAAGGACAAGCTGGACGGCTTCGTCCGCCCGCTGATCGAGATCTCGGCCGAGCGCGTCAAGAACGGCCAGAACCCGCTGTTCCAGTCCCACATGTGGGACGGCTCGGCGATCGACCTCGACGAGAACCTCGAGATCGCCCAGGAGCTGCTGGCCAAGACGGCGGCGGCGAACATCATCCTCGAGGTCGAGATCGGCGTCGTCGGCGGCGAGGAAGACGGCGTCGAGGCGGAGATCAACGAGAAGCTGTACACCGCCGAAGGCGACTTCCTGAAGACGATCGACGCGCTCGGCGCGGGCGAGAAGGGCCGCTACCTGCTGGCGGCGACGTTCGGCAACGTCCACGGCGTGTACAAGCCGGGCAACGTGAAGCTCCGCCCGGACGTGCTCAAGGGCGGCCAGGAGGCGGCGGCGAAGAAGCTCGGCCTGGACGCGGGCTCGAAGCCGTTCGAGCTGGTCTTCCACGGCGGCTCGGGCTCCCTCCCGGAGGAGATCCGCGAGGCGGTGTCGTACGGCGTGGTGAAGATGAACGTCGACACGGACACGCAGTACGCGTTCACCCGCCCGATCGTCGACCACTTCTTCAAGAACTACGACGGCGTCCTGAAGATCGACGGCGAGGTCGGCAACAAGAAGGTCTACGACCCGCGTTCGTACCTGAAGGCCGCGGAGGCCGGCATGGCCCAGCGCGTGGTCGAGGCCTGCCAGGCGCTCGGCTCGGCGGGCACGAAGCTCAAGTAG
- a CDS encoding LLM class F420-dependent oxidoreductase encodes MAIELGKLGIWRHPSGVDAEFAAKAEKLGYGAIWLGGSPGGDLEYVDDLLGATESLVVATGIVNIWQDEPASIAKAYERIAGKYPDRFLLGVGAGHREHTQEFKKPYTALVEYLDGLDAAGVPVAGRALAALGPKVVKLSGDRTAGAHPYLVTPQHTREAREILGAGKLLAPEHKVVLGTDAAETRAIGRNTVKFYLGLSNYVANLRKLGFTDEDLEGEGSDRLVDALALQGDAATIAAGLREHFEAGADHVNIQVLNEDPWPAYRELAAELL; translated from the coding sequence ATGGCTATCGAACTGGGCAAACTCGGGATCTGGCGGCACCCCTCAGGCGTCGACGCGGAGTTCGCGGCGAAAGCGGAGAAGCTCGGCTACGGGGCGATCTGGCTGGGCGGCTCGCCCGGCGGCGACCTCGAATACGTCGACGACCTGCTGGGGGCAACGGAGTCCCTGGTCGTCGCGACCGGCATCGTGAACATCTGGCAGGACGAACCGGCCTCGATCGCGAAGGCGTACGAGCGGATCGCGGGCAAGTACCCGGACCGCTTCCTGCTCGGCGTCGGCGCTGGTCACCGCGAGCACACGCAGGAGTTCAAGAAGCCGTACACGGCGCTCGTCGAGTACCTCGACGGCTTGGACGCGGCGGGCGTCCCCGTGGCCGGCCGGGCGCTGGCGGCACTCGGACCCAAGGTCGTCAAGCTGTCCGGCGACCGCACGGCGGGCGCGCACCCCTACCTGGTGACGCCGCAGCACACGCGGGAAGCCCGGGAGATCCTCGGCGCGGGCAAGCTGCTGGCGCCGGAGCACAAGGTGGTCCTGGGGACCGACGCCGCCGAGACCCGCGCGATCGGCCGCAACACCGTCAAGTTCTACCTCGGGCTGTCGAACTACGTCGCCAACCTGCGGAAACTGGGCTTCACGGACGAGGACCTCGAGGGCGAGGGCAGCGACCGCCTGGTCGACGCACTGGCCCTGCAGGGTGACGCGGCGACGATCGCGGCCGGCCTGCGCGAGCACTTCGAGGCGGGTGCCGACCACGTGAACATCCAGGTGCTGAACGAAGACCCGTGGCCGGCGTACCGGGAGCTGGCGGCCGAGCTGCTGTGA
- a CDS encoding aldo/keto reductase produces MSKLGNTDLDVYGLNLGCNVFGWTADEPRSFAVLDAYTAAGGNFLDTADLYGGGGGSETIIGNWLAARGRRDDVVVATKVGMWEGRPGLSAKNIQAAAEDSLRRLQTDHIDLYYAHVDDPDTPLEETLEAFDALVRAGKVRHLGASNYTAERLAAALSISDSNGFARYAVLQPHYNLVERDYEQDLAPLVEREGLATLPYFSLAKGFLTGKYRTKGSGSDSPRAARAESYLDKGGAHVLAKLDAVAAAHGVSVATVALAWLRQQPTVAAPIASARTPEQLTDLIASVTLTLTPDELATLG; encoded by the coding sequence ATGAGCAAGCTGGGCAACACCGACCTCGACGTGTACGGCCTCAACCTCGGCTGCAACGTCTTCGGCTGGACGGCCGACGAGCCGCGGTCCTTCGCCGTCCTCGACGCCTACACCGCGGCCGGCGGCAACTTCCTCGACACCGCCGACCTCTACGGCGGCGGCGGTGGCTCCGAGACGATCATCGGCAACTGGCTGGCCGCCCGCGGCCGGCGGGACGACGTCGTCGTCGCCACCAAGGTCGGCATGTGGGAGGGCAGGCCTGGCCTCTCGGCGAAGAACATCCAGGCCGCCGCGGAAGACTCACTGCGGCGCCTGCAGACCGACCACATCGATCTCTACTACGCCCACGTCGACGATCCGGACACCCCGCTCGAAGAGACACTCGAGGCGTTCGACGCGCTGGTCCGCGCGGGCAAGGTGCGCCACCTGGGCGCGTCCAACTACACCGCCGAACGGCTCGCCGCCGCACTGTCCATTTCGGACAGCAACGGCTTCGCGCGGTACGCCGTGCTGCAGCCGCACTACAACCTCGTCGAACGGGACTACGAGCAGGACCTCGCGCCGCTCGTCGAGCGCGAAGGCCTCGCGACGCTGCCGTACTTCTCCCTCGCGAAGGGCTTCCTCACCGGCAAATACCGCACGAAGGGCTCCGGAAGCGACAGCCCGCGCGCTGCCCGCGCCGAGTCCTATTTGGACAAGGGCGGCGCGCACGTCCTGGCCAAGCTCGACGCAGTGGCGGCCGCGCACGGCGTTTCGGTCGCCACGGTGGCGCTCGCGTGGCTGCGGCAGCAGCCGACGGTCGCCGCCCCGATCGCCAGCGCGCGCACGCCCGAGCAGCTCACCGACCTGATCGCGTCGGTCACCCTGACGCTGACCCCGGACGAATTGGCTACTCTCGGGTAG
- a CDS encoding SDR family oxidoreductase: protein MANPFSLLSGTKKVDGKVVLITGAARGIGAGLAERLAARGAKVALVGLEAEEQRKVADRIGPNAKSWEADVTSWDALESATKGVVEHFGGIDIVIANAGIATAGFVRSVDRAAFEKVIEVDLLGVWRTFRVTLPHVIERKGYLLAISSLAAITHAPGMANYAAAKAGVEAFSNSLRAEVAHLGVKVGVAHPTWIRTDLVESADAHPVFGKLRASMPGLIGKTYPLDVALDDLEAGILKRARTIHVPRWVGGLKLLRAFLPPVIEIGSRSRVPSADKAALADIEARGAFESAVTGHGGRAATKG, encoded by the coding sequence GTGGCCAACCCGTTTTCGCTGCTGAGCGGCACCAAGAAGGTCGACGGCAAGGTCGTCCTGATCACCGGCGCGGCCCGCGGCATCGGCGCCGGGCTGGCCGAGCGGCTGGCCGCTCGCGGCGCCAAGGTCGCCCTCGTCGGCCTCGAAGCCGAGGAGCAGCGGAAGGTCGCCGACCGGATCGGGCCGAACGCGAAATCGTGGGAAGCCGACGTCACGAGCTGGGACGCGCTCGAAAGCGCGACGAAGGGCGTGGTCGAGCACTTCGGCGGCATCGACATCGTGATCGCCAACGCCGGCATCGCGACCGCGGGCTTCGTCCGCTCGGTCGACCGGGCCGCGTTCGAGAAGGTCATCGAGGTCGACCTGCTCGGCGTCTGGCGCACGTTCCGCGTCACGCTCCCGCACGTCATCGAGCGCAAGGGCTACCTGCTGGCGATCTCCAGCCTCGCCGCGATCACGCACGCGCCAGGCATGGCGAACTACGCCGCCGCGAAGGCCGGCGTGGAAGCCTTCTCGAACAGCCTCCGCGCCGAGGTCGCCCACCTGGGCGTCAAGGTCGGCGTCGCGCACCCGACGTGGATCCGCACCGACCTGGTCGAGAGCGCCGACGCGCACCCGGTGTTCGGCAAGCTCCGCGCGTCGATGCCCGGCCTGATCGGCAAGACGTACCCGCTGGACGTGGCCCTCGACGACCTCGAAGCCGGCATCCTCAAGCGCGCCCGGACGATCCACGTGCCGCGCTGGGTCGGCGGGCTCAAGCTCCTGCGCGCGTTCCTGCCGCCGGTCATCGAGATCGGCTCCCGCAGCCGGGTACCGTCGGCGGACAAGGCCGCGCTCGCCGACATCGAGGCGCGCGGCGCGTTCGAGTCGGCGGTCACCGGCCACGGCGGGCGAGCCGCCACCAAGGGGTGA
- a CDS encoding pyridoxamine 5'-phosphate oxidase family protein: MSRRDQIRMTEAEVRAYLAEQKVINVASIGPNGRPHLAPLWYFPHEDGVATWTYGTSQKAKNFRRRPEATVLVEDGDSYEKLRGVSFEADVQLVEDVDEVTRMGTALMQRYSGAKPGDPAPDELKAFIAGQAAKRVGLIFKPTKVVSWDHGKLGGTY, encoded by the coding sequence ATGTCCCGTCGCGACCAGATCAGGATGACCGAGGCCGAGGTGCGCGCGTACCTCGCCGAGCAGAAGGTCATCAACGTCGCCAGCATCGGCCCGAACGGCCGCCCGCACCTCGCGCCGCTCTGGTACTTCCCGCACGAGGACGGCGTCGCGACCTGGACGTACGGCACGTCGCAGAAGGCGAAGAACTTCCGGCGGCGGCCGGAGGCGACCGTGCTGGTCGAGGACGGCGACAGCTACGAGAAGCTCCGCGGCGTCTCGTTCGAGGCCGACGTCCAGCTCGTCGAGGACGTCGACGAGGTGACCCGGATGGGGACCGCGCTGATGCAGCGGTACTCGGGCGCCAAGCCGGGCGACCCCGCACCCGACGAACTGAAGGCCTTCATCGCAGGTCAGGCGGCCAAACGCGTCGGACTGATCTTCAAGCCGACCAAGGTCGTCAGCTGGGACCACGGCAAGCTCGGCGGGACGTACTGA
- a CDS encoding flavin-containing monooxygenase, with the protein MTERFKVVIVGTGFSGLGQAIQLEKAGIRDYVILEKATEVGGTWRDNSYPGCACDVQSHMYSFSYEQNPGWSRSFSPQPEIFDYLKGVADKYRLREKIRFGVELTGAHWDERARRWTATTKDGCEFVAQFLVSGVGGLHIPQVPELPGIAEFKGQTWHSAQWNHEYDLRGKKVAVVGTGASAVQFVPKIAPDVAELTLFQRTPPWIMPKPDHAMPSWAQTLFKRVPGTQRLYRNALYWLLEARAIGFNGHPAIMKAGELIAKRNIAKGIKDPALRKKVTPDYTMGCKRVLISNDYYPALARPNVDVVTEGVKEVKAHSIIDSAGVEHEVDAIIYGTGFKVTDALEYLDITGVDGRDLAKEWATEGMRTHKGITVSGFPNLFFLLGPNTALGHNSVVFMIESQSRYVVDAVKLADSRGAAALDVRPGVQDEFQREIQDKLVKGVWTQGGCKSWYLDAQGVNRTIWPGFTWRYWLQTRKVDPADYELTGRAS; encoded by the coding sequence ATGACCGAGCGGTTCAAGGTCGTGATCGTGGGCACCGGGTTCTCCGGGCTCGGCCAGGCGATCCAGCTCGAAAAGGCCGGCATCCGGGACTACGTGATCCTGGAGAAGGCCACCGAGGTGGGCGGCACCTGGCGAGACAACTCCTACCCCGGGTGCGCGTGCGACGTGCAGTCGCACATGTACTCGTTCTCGTACGAGCAGAACCCGGGCTGGTCGCGGTCGTTCTCGCCGCAGCCGGAGATCTTCGACTACCTCAAGGGTGTCGCGGACAAGTACCGGCTGCGCGAGAAGATCCGCTTCGGCGTCGAGCTGACCGGCGCCCACTGGGACGAGCGGGCGCGCCGCTGGACGGCGACGACCAAGGACGGCTGCGAGTTCGTCGCGCAGTTCCTCGTCTCCGGCGTCGGCGGCCTGCACATCCCGCAGGTCCCCGAGCTGCCCGGGATCGCGGAGTTCAAGGGCCAGACCTGGCACTCGGCGCAGTGGAACCACGAGTACGACCTGCGCGGCAAGAAGGTCGCTGTCGTCGGCACCGGCGCCAGTGCCGTCCAGTTCGTCCCGAAGATCGCCCCCGACGTCGCCGAGCTGACGCTGTTCCAGCGGACGCCGCCGTGGATCATGCCGAAGCCCGACCACGCGATGCCGTCGTGGGCACAGACGCTGTTCAAGCGCGTCCCCGGCACCCAGCGCCTGTACCGCAACGCGCTGTACTGGCTCCTGGAAGCGCGGGCCATCGGCTTCAACGGCCACCCGGCGATCATGAAGGCCGGCGAGCTGATCGCGAAGCGGAACATCGCCAAGGGCATCAAGGACCCCGCGCTGCGCAAGAAGGTCACGCCGGACTACACGATGGGCTGCAAGCGCGTCCTGATCTCCAACGACTACTACCCGGCGCTGGCCCGGCCGAACGTCGACGTCGTCACCGAGGGCGTCAAGGAGGTCAAGGCGCACTCGATCATCGACTCCGCGGGCGTCGAGCACGAGGTCGACGCGATCATCTACGGCACCGGCTTCAAGGTCACCGACGCGCTGGAGTACCTCGACATCACCGGCGTCGACGGCCGCGACCTCGCCAAGGAGTGGGCGACCGAGGGCATGCGGACCCACAAGGGCATCACCGTGTCCGGCTTCCCCAACCTGTTCTTCCTGCTCGGGCCGAACACCGCGCTCGGCCACAACTCCGTGGTGTTCATGATCGAGTCGCAGTCGCGGTACGTCGTCGACGCCGTCAAGCTCGCCGACTCCCGGGGCGCCGCCGCCCTCGACGTCCGGCCGGGCGTGCAGGACGAGTTCCAGCGCGAGATCCAGGACAAGCTGGTCAAGGGCGTCTGGACGCAGGGCGGCTGCAAGAGCTGGTACCTCGACGCCCAGGGCGTCAACCGGACGATCTGGCCGGGCTTCACCTGGCGCTACTGGCTCCAGACGCGCAAGGTCGACCCGGCCGACTACGAGCTGACCGGCCGGGCGTCATGA
- a CDS encoding metal-dependent hydrolase: MTGEDEQLVLHARDVQFDWAALPMHWIPGEPQATHTINVLHLALPEGERWFVEVFKQAVPLIRDERLKEDVLGFIGQEAVHAEAHDGAAAHLEAAGVRVRPFVAQMEWLFRKLLGDRDLTGKAAEEWLVERLGIIAAIEHYTAFLGQWVLDAPLAEAGADPVMLDLLRWHGAEEVEHRSVAFDLFVHLDGRYTRRVRSMAAVTPVLAWVFARGTRYLMRHDPTHPGRASLRGHRRAARRGLLPTGRQLVREIRPYFRRSYHPSGTGSTEQAVAYLASSPAARAAG, translated from the coding sequence ATGACCGGCGAAGACGAGCAGCTCGTCCTCCACGCCCGGGACGTGCAGTTCGACTGGGCGGCGCTCCCGATGCACTGGATCCCCGGCGAACCGCAGGCCACGCACACCATCAACGTGCTGCACCTGGCCCTGCCCGAGGGCGAGCGCTGGTTCGTCGAGGTGTTCAAGCAGGCGGTGCCGCTGATCCGCGACGAGCGGCTCAAGGAGGACGTCCTCGGCTTCATCGGCCAGGAGGCCGTGCACGCCGAGGCGCACGACGGCGCGGCGGCACACCTCGAGGCGGCGGGCGTCCGCGTGCGCCCGTTCGTCGCGCAGATGGAGTGGCTGTTCCGGAAGCTCCTCGGCGACCGCGACCTGACCGGGAAGGCCGCCGAGGAATGGCTGGTCGAACGGCTCGGGATCATCGCGGCGATCGAGCACTACACGGCGTTCCTCGGCCAGTGGGTGCTCGACGCGCCCCTGGCGGAGGCGGGCGCCGACCCGGTGATGCTGGACCTGCTGCGCTGGCACGGCGCCGAGGAGGTCGAGCACCGGTCGGTGGCGTTCGACCTGTTCGTGCACCTCGACGGGCGGTACACCCGCCGGGTGCGCAGCATGGCGGCGGTGACGCCGGTGCTGGCCTGGGTCTTCGCCCGGGGCACGCGCTATCTGATGCGCCACGACCCGACGCACCCCGGCCGCGCGTCGCTGCGGGGCCACCGGCGGGCGGCGCGACGCGGGTTGCTGCCGACCGGACGTCAGCTGGTGCGGGAGATCCGGCCGTACTTCCGGCGGTCGTACCACCCGTCCGGGACCGGGAGCACCGAGCAGGCGGTGGCCTACCTGGCGAGCTCGCCCGCCGCCCGGGCGGCGGGGTGA
- a CDS encoding PDR/VanB family oxidoreductase — MSTLVGVVGVYRRLSQFSGKRRPPVRTVDRNLSLVVETIRPEADDVVSLRLANGTALPGWRPGAHIDLVLPSGLVRQYSLCGDAGDRSHYRIAVRKIGTASAEVHALAPGTRVTVRGPRTAFPLVGRGPFHFVAGGIGITPILPMVRTCVAAGADWRLVYTGRSRASMPFLGELPADDRVWIRPDTEYGVPASGAELLDGLPAGAAVYCCGPVPMITGVRVDLALTPAAVHFERFAPPPVVDGEPFRLTLRRSGQVIEVPGDRTALDVLRAARPATPYSCRQGFCGTCAVPTADGGSMRICVDRGTTVLDL, encoded by the coding sequence ATGTCCACTTTGGTCGGTGTCGTGGGCGTTTACCGCCGGTTGTCGCAATTCAGCGGGAAGCGGCGACCGCCGGTGCGCACGGTGGACCGCAACCTTTCGCTGGTCGTCGAAACGATCCGGCCCGAAGCCGACGACGTCGTGAGCCTGCGGCTCGCGAACGGCACGGCGCTCCCGGGCTGGCGGCCGGGCGCGCACATCGACCTGGTGCTGCCGTCCGGCCTGGTCAGGCAGTACTCGCTCTGCGGCGACGCGGGCGACCGCTCGCACTACCGGATCGCCGTCCGGAAGATCGGTACCGCCTCGGCCGAGGTCCACGCGCTGGCGCCGGGCACGCGCGTCACCGTGCGCGGCCCGCGGACCGCGTTCCCGCTCGTCGGCCGCGGGCCGTTCCACTTCGTCGCCGGCGGCATCGGCATCACGCCGATCCTGCCGATGGTCCGGACCTGCGTGGCGGCGGGCGCGGACTGGCGGCTGGTCTACACCGGACGCAGCCGGGCGTCGATGCCGTTCCTCGGCGAACTGCCTGCCGACGACCGCGTCTGGATCCGCCCGGACACCGAGTACGGCGTCCCGGCCTCGGGTGCCGAGCTCCTCGACGGCCTGCCGGCCGGCGCGGCCGTGTACTGCTGCGGCCCGGTGCCGATGATCACCGGCGTCCGCGTCGACCTGGCGCTGACGCCGGCCGCGGTCCACTTCGAACGGTTCGCCCCGCCGCCGGTCGTCGACGGCGAGCCGTTCCGGCTGACTCTGCGCAGGTCGGGACAGGTGATCGAGGTGCCGGGCGACCGGACAGCGCTGGACGTCCTGCGGGCGGCCCGGCCGGCCACGCCGTACTCGTGCCGGCAGGGCTTCTGCGGGACCTGCGCGGTGCCGACGGCCGACGGCGGCTCGATGCGGATCTGCGTCGACCGCGGCACCACGGTGCTCGACCTATGA
- a CDS encoding YciI family protein produces MAWFLVEITYVQEKMPDVRPRHREFLANLAEEGRVAVAGPLGDGTGGITLYQAEDEAHLKETIDRDPYFLEGVVAQRTVREFKPVIGAWLPAES; encoded by the coding sequence ATGGCCTGGTTCCTCGTCGAAATCACCTACGTCCAGGAGAAGATGCCGGACGTCCGGCCGCGTCACCGCGAGTTCCTCGCGAACCTGGCCGAGGAGGGCCGCGTCGCGGTCGCCGGGCCGCTCGGCGACGGCACCGGCGGCATCACGCTCTACCAGGCCGAAGACGAGGCCCACCTGAAGGAGACGATCGACCGCGACCCGTACTTCCTGGAAGGCGTCGTCGCGCAGCGGACCGTCCGGGAGTTCAAGCCGGTGATCGGCGCCTGGCTGCCCGCGGAGTCATAG
- a CDS encoding RNA polymerase sigma factor, whose translation MLEGNAERSVEATLGHLRVMDGPAPAQTAAPLTLEDLYRQHRMRLVRLAILLVDEPATAEDVVQEAFTGLHRNWSRLRDAAAAVGYLRTAVVNGSRSVLRRRKTAREYVPPHAVNARSAESLAMLSSEHQAVVSALSKLPPRQREVLVLRYYGGLSEAEISEAAGISKGTVKSTASRALEALQKAMQAPQ comes from the coding sequence ATGCTCGAGGGCAATGCGGAACGCAGTGTCGAGGCGACCCTCGGCCACCTGCGGGTCATGGACGGTCCGGCCCCGGCGCAGACCGCCGCGCCGCTGACCCTCGAAGACCTCTACCGCCAGCACCGCATGCGGCTGGTCCGGCTGGCGATCCTGCTGGTGGACGAGCCCGCGACGGCGGAAGACGTGGTCCAGGAGGCCTTCACCGGCCTGCACCGCAACTGGAGCAGGCTCCGGGACGCCGCGGCCGCGGTCGGATACCTGCGCACCGCGGTCGTCAACGGGTCACGCAGCGTGCTGCGCCGCCGCAAGACGGCCCGGGAGTACGTGCCGCCGCACGCGGTGAACGCGCGGTCCGCGGAGAGCCTCGCGATGCTCTCCAGCGAGCACCAGGCCGTGGTCAGCGCGCTGTCCAAGCTGCCGCCCCGCCAGCGTGAAGTGCTGGTGCTGCGCTACTACGGCGGGCTGAGCGAGGCCGAGATCTCTGAGGCCGCAGGTATCTCGAAGGGTACCGTCAAATCGACCGCCAGCCGGGCGCTCGAGGCACTCCAGAAAGCCATGCAAGCCCCGCAGTGA
- the nagA gene encoding N-acetylglucosamine-6-phosphate deacetylase, whose amino-acid sequence MIMGGRVAAPDRVLDDGWVAVSDGRIAGVGSGTPPSGEHVDVGGALVVPGFVDTHCHGGGGASFTSLDPEELLTAVRAHRRHGTTTMLASLVSDPVDILREQVAALRELVQDGEVAGIHLEGPFISKARCGAHDPETLLEPDTGTVEKLLRAGQGAIRMVTIAPELHGGVKAVRQLAESGVIAAIGHTDGVEEQLLPAIDAGATVATHLFNGMRPLHHREPGPVGALLDDERITIELICDLVHLHPTVVRLAAKHAGRDRTVLITDAMSATDAADGRYTLGRLEVDVHDGVATLADNGSLAGSTLTMDTAFRNLVRGAKLGILDAVHATSRRPAELLGIADRTGLLCPGYQADIVVLDQDLRPAKVLRRGEWVAEVGTATLST is encoded by the coding sequence GTGATCATGGGCGGCCGGGTCGCCGCCCCGGACCGTGTACTCGACGACGGCTGGGTGGCCGTCTCCGACGGGCGGATCGCCGGCGTGGGTTCCGGGACCCCGCCGTCCGGCGAGCACGTGGACGTCGGCGGGGCGCTGGTCGTGCCCGGTTTCGTCGACACCCACTGCCACGGCGGGGGAGGTGCTTCGTTCACCTCCCTCGATCCCGAGGAACTCCTGACGGCGGTGCGGGCGCACCGCCGTCACGGCACCACGACCATGCTCGCCAGCCTGGTCTCGGACCCGGTGGACATCCTGCGTGAGCAGGTCGCGGCGCTGCGTGAGCTCGTCCAGGACGGCGAGGTCGCGGGCATCCACCTGGAGGGGCCGTTCATCTCGAAGGCCCGCTGCGGCGCGCACGACCCGGAGACACTGCTCGAACCGGACACCGGCACGGTCGAGAAGCTGCTGCGCGCGGGCCAGGGCGCGATCCGGATGGTCACCATCGCCCCCGAGCTGCACGGCGGGGTGAAGGCCGTCCGCCAGCTGGCCGAGTCCGGCGTCATCGCGGCCATCGGGCACACCGACGGCGTCGAGGAGCAGCTGCTGCCGGCGATCGACGCGGGCGCGACGGTGGCGACCCACCTGTTCAACGGCATGCGGCCGCTGCACCACCGCGAGCCCGGCCCGGTCGGCGCCCTGCTGGACGACGAGCGCATCACGATCGAGCTCATCTGCGACCTGGTCCACCTGCACCCGACCGTGGTCCGCCTGGCGGCGAAGCACGCGGGCCGCGACCGGACGGTGCTGATCACCGACGCGATGTCGGCGACGGACGCGGCCGACGGCCGCTACACCCTGGGCCGGCTGGAGGTCGACGTCCACGACGGCGTCGCCACGCTGGCGGACAACGGCTCGCTGGCCGGCAGCACCCTGACGATGGACACCGCCTTCCGCAATCTGGTCAGGGGTGCCAAACTCGGCATTCTCGACGCGGTGCACGCGACGTCGCGGCGGCCGGCCGAGCTGCTCGGCATCGCCGACCGCACCGGGCTGCTGTGCCCGGGCTACCAGGCCGACATCGTGGTCCTCGACCAGGACCTGCGGCCCGCGAAGGTGCTGCGCCGGGGAGAATGGGTCGCCGAGGTGGGTACGGCTACCTTGAGCACGTAA
- a CDS encoding DedA family protein: MILAQSTVNTMSLLPSWLDPQHLLSGLTTPVVAVLCLIIFVESSIFPVLPGDSLLFTAGLFIANGTLNAPLWLVCVLVTAAALLGNVVGYYIGYFVGPKLFNRPDSKFFKQEYVDKTHEFLEKHGPKAVVLARFVPFVRTFITWIAGIGRMDPKRYFTYTVLGGILWAAGITVLGSLLGNIGFIRDNVDAIFVLIVLVSVVPIALEYLKSRREKKLLAEADPEVTQRIPRVRD; this comes from the coding sequence GTGATTCTCGCCCAGAGCACGGTCAACACGATGTCGCTGCTGCCGTCATGGCTGGACCCGCAGCACCTGCTGAGCGGCCTGACGACACCGGTCGTCGCGGTGCTGTGCCTGATCATCTTCGTCGAGAGCAGCATCTTCCCGGTCCTCCCGGGCGATTCGCTGCTGTTCACGGCGGGCCTGTTCATCGCGAACGGCACGCTGAACGCTCCGTTGTGGCTGGTCTGCGTCCTGGTGACGGCGGCGGCCCTGCTCGGCAACGTGGTCGGCTACTACATCGGCTACTTCGTCGGACCGAAGCTGTTCAACCGGCCCGACTCGAAGTTCTTCAAGCAGGAGTACGTCGACAAGACGCACGAATTCCTGGAGAAGCACGGCCCGAAGGCGGTGGTGCTGGCCCGGTTCGTGCCGTTCGTGCGCACGTTCATCACGTGGATCGCGGGCATCGGCCGCATGGACCCGAAGCGCTACTTCACGTACACGGTGCTCGGCGGGATCCTGTGGGCCGCGGGCATCACGGTGCTGGGCTCGCTGCTGGGCAACATCGGCTTCATCCGGGACAACGTCGACGCGATCTTCGTGCTGATCGTGCTGGTGTCGGTGGTGCCGATCGCGCTGGAGTACCTGAAGTCGCGGCGGGAGAAGAAGCTGCTCGCCGAGGCCGACCCGGAGGTCACGCAGCGGATTCCCCGCGTCCGGGACTGA